Proteins from a single region of Abyssalbus ytuae:
- a CDS encoding DUF6443 domain-containing protein — MKKILVILALVFPLMVIGQTQTENYIKTTHYQTEEQNENTTLENDEKIESITYYDGLGRPKQNIAIRAGGNNQDIITPIVYDEFGRQAKEYLPYSNVSQQNSSQHYRDNNSLINNLNNYYTSKHSEDIEVNNENPYSEKVFEPSPLNRVEKQGAPGFAWKANLDNNLDHTIKYKYNLNTPEDEVKKFEVVFTNGVASLNLNEDYQTNSLYKNIIKNENWKQSDGNNNTVHEFKNDLGRVILKRSFNENEPHDVYYVYDNYGNLIYVIPPLASDNVFELITKPRPYVYNQSISIYDLLINDDGNPVSGGGSVRITIENSELNIIFGGGFTQATIDVTKTYPINAIHPIPDMNLGYLDVNEQSNRYTVYIENNQIKFIDNNPGTSGFSGFNHTFIKPLDSSLFSSVITDELELNEAILENLCYQYKYDKRNRLIEKKIPGKEKEYIVYNKLDQPVLTQDANLRKNHQWFFSKYDAFGRVVYTGVYTHTGEATQSEMQTELNAHYAGENPPKQFEEKLGSEGSYHYYSNVTFPTANLELLTVNYYDNHTFNKVGLTLPTGSIYEQAIATNVKGLATGAKVRVLGTNNWITTITVYDKKGRAIYVAGKNDYLGTTDIVQTKYDFTGKILKTRTRHQKGSEGEIVTLDVFTYDQAGRLKTQVQCIGDDCNDVATKANLTFNATVSTTQNHVAFNSITLSPGFHVVATSNLSFSAKIEPGGELITENTYDELGQLVQKKVGGSNGAGGLQTIDYSYNIRGWLKQINNPASLGTDLFGFAINYNVPTESLGATALYNGNISETIWKTANDNVKRAYGYQYDALNRITIATGNSNASYYNLGSTTNPVEYDKNGNITKLFRKGHTNEAATSFGTMDILDYGYDNGNKLVKVTDTGNTSYGFKDGANTNDDFEYDANGNLKIDRNKGITNIAYNHLNLPVQVDINNNTDNGTISYIYDAAGMKLRKIAVDNNTSITTTTDYAGNYIYKNGSLKMFFHPEGYFDVTGTPPSGELEGAYVYQYKDHLGNIRLSYSDSDNNGIISANAEIIEENNYYPFGLKHKGYNNNVSANANSVASKFKFGGKELSEELGLNTYDFGARNYDPAIGRWMNLDPLAEKMRRHSPYNYAFNNPINFTDPDGMAPWWINNGDGTWTAEAGDSAWSLAQDAGISAEEANKIVESQLGSNYIGEDGQLKSDVEVGDVVTVTNFSDKSNSTPNESSVNISESESSPALSFEKGQEVNMKVTSKTWGEITAGPLGANYNQLSIEYNGEKIESSGVATGAGLGTEFLTKTGGDTVTFHTDMSGGSLLEVFNQTGLTISKSGGAVVSFGTITGYDSAQKMNKLWSVKVRGSGLKGGVSSDRSTAPFKEKNKK; from the coding sequence ATGAAGAAAATACTAGTCATATTAGCACTTGTTTTCCCTTTAATGGTTATCGGGCAAACTCAAACTGAAAATTACATTAAAACCACGCACTACCAAACCGAAGAACAAAATGAGAATACAACTCTAGAAAATGATGAAAAAATAGAGAGTATCACATATTATGATGGTTTAGGAAGACCCAAGCAAAACATAGCAATTAGAGCTGGAGGAAATAATCAAGATATTATTACTCCTATTGTATACGATGAATTTGGAAGGCAAGCAAAAGAATATTTGCCTTACTCGAATGTTTCACAACAAAATTCATCACAACATTATAGAGATAATAATTCGCTAATAAACAATTTAAACAATTATTACACTTCAAAACATTCAGAGGATATTGAAGTAAACAATGAAAACCCATATTCTGAAAAGGTCTTCGAGCCTTCTCCACTCAACAGAGTAGAAAAGCAAGGGGCTCCTGGGTTTGCATGGAAAGCCAACCTCGATAATAATTTAGATCATACTATAAAGTATAAGTATAACCTCAATACGCCAGAAGACGAAGTTAAAAAATTCGAAGTGGTTTTTACAAATGGAGTTGCTTCACTTAATTTAAATGAGGATTATCAAACCAATTCTTTGTATAAAAATATTATTAAAAATGAAAATTGGAAACAAAGTGATGGGAATAACAATACTGTCCATGAATTCAAGAATGATTTAGGAAGAGTAATTCTCAAAAGAAGTTTTAACGAGAATGAGCCCCATGATGTTTATTATGTTTATGATAATTATGGAAATTTAATATACGTTATTCCCCCATTAGCAAGCGACAATGTTTTTGAATTAATTACAAAACCCAGACCTTATGTGTACAATCAAAGTATATCTATTTACGATTTATTAATTAATGATGATGGAAACCCAGTGAGTGGAGGTGGAAGTGTCCGTATTACGATTGAGAATTCAGAATTAAATATTATTTTTGGAGGAGGGTTTACTCAAGCCACTATAGATGTTACCAAAACGTATCCAATAAATGCAATACATCCGATTCCAGATATGAATTTGGGATATTTGGATGTAAATGAACAATCAAATCGATATACCGTTTATATTGAAAATAATCAAATAAAGTTTATTGATAATAACCCTGGTACAAGTGGATTTTCAGGGTTTAATCATACTTTTATAAAACCTTTAGATAGTTCGTTGTTTAGTAGTGTAATTACCGATGAATTAGAACTTAATGAAGCTATTCTTGAAAATTTATGTTATCAGTATAAGTATGATAAGCGAAACCGACTCATCGAGAAGAAAATACCCGGTAAGGAAAAAGAATATATTGTTTATAACAAGCTGGACCAACCCGTCCTTACCCAGGATGCCAATCTGAGAAAAAACCACCAATGGTTCTTTTCCAAGTACGATGCCTTTGGCAGGGTTGTTTATACAGGAGTGTACACCCACACTGGGGAAGCTACACAGTCAGAGATGCAAACAGAATTGAATGCCCACTATGCAGGGGAGAACCCGCCTAAACAGTTTGAAGAAAAATTAGGTAGCGAAGGCAGTTACCATTATTACAGTAATGTCACTTTTCCCACCGCTAACCTGGAGCTGCTCACGGTAAACTATTACGACAACCACACCTTTAACAAAGTAGGTCTTACACTACCAACCGGCAGTATTTACGAACAAGCCATCGCTACCAATGTAAAAGGCCTGGCCACAGGAGCCAAAGTAAGGGTGCTGGGTACCAACAACTGGATTACCACCATTACCGTATATGACAAAAAAGGAAGGGCTATATATGTAGCCGGTAAAAATGACTACCTGGGTACTACCGATATTGTACAAACCAAATACGATTTTACAGGGAAAATATTAAAAACAAGAACCCGCCATCAAAAAGGCAGTGAAGGGGAAATAGTCACCCTCGATGTTTTTACCTATGACCAGGCAGGCAGGCTTAAAACCCAGGTACAATGTATAGGAGATGATTGTAATGATGTGGCCACAAAAGCTAACCTTACCTTCAACGCTACGGTAAGCACTACCCAAAACCATGTGGCATTTAATTCCATTACCTTAAGCCCCGGCTTTCATGTAGTAGCCACCAGTAACCTTAGTTTCTCTGCTAAAATTGAACCCGGGGGTGAACTCATAACCGAGAACACCTATGACGAACTCGGGCAACTGGTACAGAAAAAAGTAGGAGGCAGTAACGGCGCTGGCGGACTGCAAACCATAGACTATAGCTACAACATAAGGGGTTGGTTAAAACAGATTAACAACCCTGCCAGTTTAGGGACAGATCTATTTGGTTTTGCAATAAACTACAATGTACCAACCGAAAGCCTGGGAGCAACGGCTTTATATAACGGGAATATAAGTGAGACCATATGGAAAACAGCTAATGATAACGTAAAACGTGCTTACGGTTATCAATATGATGCACTAAACAGGATTACCATCGCCACAGGAAACAGCAATGCATCTTATTATAACTTAGGAAGTACTACCAACCCTGTAGAATATGATAAGAACGGGAACATCACCAAACTGTTTAGAAAAGGGCATACCAATGAAGCAGCCACCAGTTTTGGTACCATGGATATTTTGGATTATGGTTATGACAATGGCAATAAACTGGTTAAAGTTACCGATACAGGAAATACAAGCTATGGCTTTAAAGACGGGGCCAATACCAATGACGACTTTGAATATGATGCAAATGGAAACCTGAAAATTGATCGTAATAAAGGGATTACCAACATTGCCTATAACCACTTGAATTTACCTGTACAAGTTGACATTAACAACAATACAGATAACGGAACTATTTCGTATATTTATGACGCTGCCGGGATGAAATTAAGGAAAATAGCAGTGGATAATAATACCAGTATCACTACTACAACCGACTATGCCGGCAATTATATTTACAAAAATGGTTCTTTGAAAATGTTTTTTCATCCTGAAGGGTATTTTGATGTAACAGGCACTCCCCCGTCGGGGGAGTTGGAGGGGGCTTATGTATACCAATACAAAGACCACTTAGGGAATATACGACTCTCCTACTCAGACAGTGACAATAACGGTATCATCTCTGCGAATGCAGAGATCATAGAGGAAAATAATTATTATCCTTTTGGACTTAAACATAAAGGGTATAATAATAACGTATCTGCCAATGCTAATAGTGTGGCTAGTAAGTTTAAGTTTGGAGGAAAAGAATTAAGTGAAGAGTTAGGTTTAAACACCTATGATTTTGGAGCTCGTAATTATGATCCGGCTATTGGAAGATGGATGAATCTTGACCCATTAGCTGAGAAAATGCGTAGGCACTCACCTTATAACTACGCTTTCAACAACCCTATCAATTTTACTGATCCTGATGGAATGGCACCTTGGTGGATAAATAATGGAGATGGCACTTGGACTGCTGAAGCAGGAGATAGTGCATGGTCTTTAGCACAAGATGCTGGAATATCAGCTGAAGAGGCTAACAAAATTGTTGAAAGTCAGCTAGGGTCTAACTACATAGGAGAAGACGGTCAACTGAAATCCGATGTAGAAGTTGGTGATGTTGTAACGGTTACTAATTTTTCCGATAAAAGTAATTCTACGCCAAATGAAAGTTCAGTAAACATATCAGAATCAGAATCCTCTCCAGCACTTAGCTTTGAAAAAGGACAAGAAGTAAATATGAAAGTAACTAGCAAAACTTGGGGAGAAATAACCGCTGGTCCACTAGGAGCCAATTATAATCAACTATCTATAGAATATAATGGTGAAAAAATTGAATCAAGTGGTGTAGCTACAGGAGCAGGTTTAGGAACAGAATTTTTAACTAAAACAGGAGGAGATACAGTTACGTTTCATACAGATATGTCTGGAGGTTCATTACTAGAAGTTTTTAATCAAACAGGATTAACCATTTCTAAGTCAGGTGGTGCAGTAGTTTCATTTGGAACAATAACAGGTTATGATAGTGCGCAAAAAATGAATAAATTATGGTCTGTAAAAGTAAGAGGATCAGGACTTAAAGGAGGAGTATCCTCAGACAGATCAACAGCACCTTTCAAAGAAAAAAATAAAAAATAG